From the genome of Caldanaerobius fijiensis DSM 17918:
TATAAGGCCTACATCTTCGCAGCACTCGTATTCCATTTGAAGAGTCACATGGTGTATGTGAAAAAGTTCTTTCAAGATTTCCTCTATCTGATTTCTTACGGATTTTGACTGGCTTAATGTCAGGTCCTCTTTCACATTTACATGGCATTCAAAATGTACATCATCGTCATTGGTCTTCCATATATGGACATGATGTATATTCTTTACCTCAGGCAACCCCTCTATTTTCTTCTGGATATCTTCAATATTGATGTCCCTGGGAGCCGCCTGCATCAAAATGCTCACAGCCTCATTTATTATTTCAAAACTCTCTTTTATAATATAAATGCCGATTAGAACCGTAAGCAGTGGATCAATCCAGTAAATCCTGTATGCGGATATCATTATGCCACCTACAACAACTCCCATAGAGGACAGTGTATCAGACAACAAATGCATATACGCCGATTTTACGTTTAAATTCTTGTCAGCGCCCTCCTTTAAAAGCGACACCGATAGTGCATTAGCGACAAGGCCTATAATTGCGATTATTATCATCAATCTGCCGTTTATGGGTTCCGACTTTATCAATTTAAAGTAAGCTTCTTTAAAGAGATAAACCGAGATGATCACCAGTACCGAAGAATTAAACAATGCCGCCAGTATCTCTGCTCTTTTGTATCCAAAGGTCATGCGCTGAGTATTTTCCCTTTTTGATATTTTCAATGCTAAATAACTTATTATAACCGACATACCATCGCTGAAGTTGTGAAGAGCATCAGACATCAATGAAAGGCTACCTGACAGGAGACCTCCTGCAAATTCCGCTATGGTGATGATAAAATTTAAAAGCATCGTAATAATGAGATTTTTCCCGTTTATTTGTTCATGCTCGTGATGATGAGCCATGTTTTAATCCCCCTCGTATAATATGATTTGTAATCAACCAAAAAGGTCGACCTTTAACGAGATTAATAAAGATCTTTGATATTTAAATACTGTTTCTTTAAATTTCACCATGATTAAATCTAT
Proteins encoded in this window:
- a CDS encoding cation diffusion facilitator family transporter, with amino-acid sequence MAHHHEHEQINGKNLIITMLLNFIITIAEFAGGLLSGSLSLMSDALHNFSDGMSVIISYLALKISKRENTQRMTFGYKRAEILAALFNSSVLVIISVYLFKEAYFKLIKSEPINGRLMIIIAIIGLVANALSVSLLKEGADKNLNVKSAYMHLLSDTLSSMGVVVGGIMISAYRIYWIDPLLTVLIGIYIIKESFEIINEAVSILMQAAPRDINIEDIQKKIEGLPEVKNIHHVHIWKTNDDDVHFECHVNVKEDLTLSQSKSVRNQIEEILKELFHIHHVTLQMEYECCEDVGLIKNEKD